One stretch of Rosistilla oblonga DNA includes these proteins:
- a CDS encoding glucose-6-phosphate isomerase yields the protein MGLIQFDFSGAVDADYGVTEAQIADLAPKLLDLQQEFVDVAPPFASLPRELLDGYTELRDDSPLGQIFRVANRLHDEVDAVVVLAGGGAYRGVQSLRDACCDPYHNELSRGGRGSKPRMYFTGNDLDNDASSALLHRLGRDLTAIDPVVRRWAMVVIDPAGETRERALALRQFLPAMEESLADDVAQWLPELLLPVTDQPSKLRDLAQAIGCKEIFPIPAAIDERFNVLSAAGVLPAAMLGLDCVQLLEGAAAMDEHFKTAPPETNLVLQYVAIHHLLQTQRGLDRRVMNVWGSALETFGLWHDQLLAGSGNQMLPLTTVSPRDGHHLDPANLQGKVVNHLIVQQHRADPWQVGHNDGDHDGLNALSDRKLPDLMTEAIADTDAALHAAGCPTTQLRMREIDTHTLGQLFQMLMLATTVESQLQRDGST from the coding sequence GTGGGTCTGATTCAATTTGATTTTTCGGGTGCGGTCGACGCCGATTATGGCGTGACCGAAGCTCAAATTGCGGACCTGGCCCCCAAGTTGCTCGACTTGCAACAGGAGTTCGTCGACGTCGCGCCGCCGTTCGCCTCGCTGCCGCGCGAACTGCTGGATGGCTACACCGAGCTTCGCGACGACAGCCCACTGGGGCAGATCTTCCGCGTCGCCAACCGCTTGCACGATGAAGTCGATGCGGTCGTCGTCCTCGCTGGCGGCGGCGCCTATCGCGGTGTCCAATCGCTCCGCGACGCCTGCTGCGATCCCTACCACAACGAATTGTCTCGCGGTGGCCGTGGCAGCAAGCCGCGAATGTATTTCACCGGCAACGATCTCGACAACGATGCGTCGAGTGCTCTGCTGCATCGGCTGGGTCGCGATCTGACAGCGATCGATCCAGTCGTTCGGCGTTGGGCGATGGTCGTGATCGATCCGGCAGGCGAAACGCGAGAGCGAGCGTTAGCACTGCGTCAGTTCCTGCCGGCGATGGAGGAATCGCTCGCCGACGACGTGGCACAGTGGTTGCCCGAATTGCTCCTTCCCGTGACCGACCAGCCAAGCAAGCTGCGCGATCTCGCCCAGGCGATCGGTTGCAAGGAGATCTTCCCGATCCCCGCGGCAATCGATGAACGGTTCAACGTCCTCTCCGCCGCCGGTGTCTTGCCCGCCGCGATGCTTGGGTTGGACTGCGTCCAGCTGCTCGAAGGAGCCGCCGCGATGGACGAACACTTCAAGACCGCCCCTCCCGAAACCAACCTCGTGCTGCAGTACGTCGCCATCCATCATCTGCTGCAAACGCAACGTGGGCTCGATCGACGCGTGATGAATGTCTGGGGCTCGGCACTCGAAACGTTTGGCCTCTGGCACGACCAATTGCTCGCCGGTTCGGGCAACCAGATGCTGCCGCTGACAACTGTCAGCCCTCGCGACGGGCACCACCTGGATCCAGCGAACCTGCAGGGCAAAGTCGTCAATCATTTGATCGTCCAACAGCATCGCGCCGATCCGTGGCAGGTCGGCCACAACGATGGCGACCACGACGGGCTGAACGCGTTATCCGATCGCAAACTGCCTGACTTGATGACCGAAGCGATCGCCGATACCGACGCCGCACTACATGCCGCCGGATGTCCGACGACTCAGCTGCGAATGCGAGAGATCGACACGCACACGCTGGGACAACTGTTCCAAATGTTGATGCTCGCCACAACCGTCGAATCACAGTTGCAACGCGACGGGTCGACCTAA
- a CDS encoding GlsB/YeaQ/YmgE family stress response membrane protein: MFSIIGWIFFGLLVGLIARMLVPNTQAMGCMQTIMLGVAGSFVGGAIGYLLQGGSAVQSSGWIGSIVGAILLLVISVRRSKFID; encoded by the coding sequence ATGTTCTCGATCATTGGTTGGATATTCTTTGGCCTGCTGGTTGGCTTGATCGCTCGCATGCTGGTTCCCAACACGCAGGCGATGGGCTGCATGCAGACGATCATGTTGGGCGTTGCCGGATCGTTTGTTGGCGGAGCGATCGGGTATTTGCTGCAGGGCGGTTCCGCGGTCCAATCGAGCGGTTGGATCGGGTCGATCGTTGGTGCGATCCTATTGCTGGTGATTTCCGTTCGTCGCAGCAAGTTCATCGATTAG
- a CDS encoding TIGR03000 domain-containing protein, whose product MRRIHVIPVAIAAVAMTFTGEAAHAGWGSFGSYGSYGSHGSSGSYGSSGGYRSYGSSGASSGSYGSYSVSYSSYGSSGASYGSSGSSGGSSGHFGILKRIKARHHARHQAWRAARASSGGSSGYASSGSSGYSVSSYASSGGSYGSYRAYSSYGSSGGSSGHQSSGGSSGSYSASYYSAPVESYSTPMYESAPIYSEPAAEAAEGESIIETPVEGASYQTQSASSTSEALLTMEVPADADVYVNGTKTRSTGAHRQFVSRGLTPGYAYSYDVRIEHTVNGELVTESKVVRLHGGETRSLVYSAPAVEAPAYVAAPEAESDVVETVLTVNVPADAKVTLAGNATDADGTTRTFRTKQLQAGQVWSDYTVTVAIQRDGRTLTEEKTISLSAGSTPELTFDFADETVAMR is encoded by the coding sequence ATGCGACGAATTCACGTGATTCCGGTTGCGATTGCAGCCGTGGCAATGACATTTACCGGGGAAGCGGCCCACGCGGGCTGGGGTTCCTTCGGCAGTTACGGCTCCTACGGAAGCCATGGCTCTTCGGGCAGCTACGGCTCCTCGGGCGGCTATCGCTCGTACGGCAGCTCGGGAGCGAGCAGCGGTAGCTATGGCAGCTACTCGGTCTCGTACAGCAGCTACGGAAGCTCTGGCGCCAGCTATGGCAGCTCCGGTTCCAGCGGCGGCAGCTCGGGACACTTCGGTATCCTGAAGCGAATCAAGGCTCGGCACCACGCTCGCCACCAAGCTTGGCGTGCAGCTCGCGCCAGCAGCGGCGGATCGAGCGGATATGCTAGCAGCGGATCGAGCGGATACAGCGTCAGCAGCTATGCCAGCAGCGGCGGCAGCTACGGTTCGTATCGCGCCTACAGCAGCTATGGCAGCAGCGGCGGATCGAGCGGACATCAATCCAGCGGCGGCAGCAGCGGATCGTACAGCGCCAGCTACTATTCGGCACCCGTCGAATCGTATTCGACTCCAATGTACGAATCGGCACCGATCTACAGCGAACCCGCAGCCGAAGCGGCTGAAGGTGAATCGATCATCGAAACACCAGTCGAAGGCGCTTCGTACCAAACTCAATCGGCAAGCTCGACAAGCGAAGCATTGTTGACGATGGAAGTTCCCGCCGACGCAGACGTTTACGTCAACGGCACCAAGACCCGCAGCACTGGCGCTCACCGCCAATTCGTCTCGCGTGGCCTGACTCCTGGTTATGCCTATTCGTACGACGTCCGTATCGAGCACACCGTCAACGGCGAATTGGTCACCGAATCGAAGGTCGTCCGCCTGCACGGTGGCGAAACACGTTCGTTGGTCTATTCGGCACCTGCGGTTGAAGCGCCAGCTTACGTTGCCGCTCCAGAAGCCGAATCGGATGTTGTCGAAACCGTTTTGACCGTCAACGTGCCTGCTGACGCCAAGGTGACTTTGGCTGGCAACGCGACCGATGCCGATGGTACCACGCGTACCTTCCGCACCAAGCAATTGCAAGCTGGTCAAGTTTGGAGCGACTACACCGTCACCGTTGCGATCCAACGCGACGGACGGACGTTGACCGAAGAGAAGACGATTTCGTTGTCGGCTGGCAGCACGCCAGAACTGACCTTCGATTTCGCTGACGAAACCGTTGCAATGCGTTAG
- a CDS encoding protein-L-isoaspartate(D-aspartate) O-methyltransferase, which translates to MSLRPALLLSLVATVAPAVNAEDPYEAARKKLVRDRVAPAGVTDPAVLRSIETTPRHQFIPRKLWDQAYYDMALPIGDAQTISSPFIVAHMTEVLQCEPDDVVLEIGTGSGYQAAVLSPLVKHVYTIEIVEPLGIKAAATLKRLGYENVSAQVGDGFLGWPEAAPFDKIIVTCSPESVPQPLVDQLKEGGRMVIPVGERYQQTLYLMEKKDGKIVRQSLRPTLFVPMTGTAEDGRLKQPDPENPELVNSSFDLPSDDPEQVPGWYYGRQFNLMPDPTSGGNFVRFENETLGRDSHLLQGLALDGRAIARVRLSGNVRTQDVDSGGRPDRQPLLAVSFYDDKRRELGTFWIGPFPKEQDWTQHQRSFRVPPTTREAIVRIGLFGATGIADFDSVTLTPER; encoded by the coding sequence ATGTCTCTCCGCCCTGCTCTTTTGCTCTCGCTTGTCGCCACCGTGGCTCCCGCTGTCAACGCGGAGGATCCCTACGAGGCAGCGCGTAAAAAGTTGGTGCGAGATCGCGTGGCTCCCGCCGGCGTGACCGATCCCGCAGTCCTGCGATCGATCGAAACGACGCCCCGGCACCAATTCATCCCACGCAAGCTGTGGGATCAGGCCTATTACGACATGGCCCTGCCGATCGGCGACGCGCAGACGATCAGCAGCCCGTTTATCGTCGCTCATATGACCGAGGTGCTGCAGTGCGAACCGGACGACGTCGTGCTGGAGATCGGCACCGGCAGCGGATACCAAGCCGCGGTGCTGAGCCCGCTGGTCAAACACGTCTACACGATTGAAATCGTCGAACCGCTGGGGATCAAAGCGGCCGCGACGCTCAAGCGACTCGGCTACGAAAACGTCTCGGCCCAAGTCGGCGATGGCTTTTTAGGCTGGCCCGAAGCCGCACCGTTCGACAAGATCATCGTCACCTGCTCTCCCGAATCGGTCCCGCAACCGCTGGTCGATCAATTAAAAGAAGGCGGCCGGATGGTGATCCCCGTCGGCGAGCGATACCAACAAACGCTGTATCTGATGGAAAAGAAGGACGGCAAAATCGTCCGCCAATCGCTCCGCCCGACGCTGTTTGTCCCGATGACCGGCACCGCGGAGGACGGACGGTTGAAGCAGCCCGATCCCGAGAACCCCGAACTGGTCAACAGCAGCTTTGATCTCCCCTCGGACGATCCCGAACAGGTCCCGGGTTGGTATTACGGACGCCAGTTCAACCTGATGCCCGATCCGACAAGCGGCGGCAATTTTGTCCGCTTTGAGAACGAAACACTGGGCCGCGATTCCCATCTGCTGCAAGGCTTGGCGTTGGATGGACGGGCGATCGCTCGCGTTCGATTGTCGGGCAACGTGCGAACTCAAGACGTCGACAGCGGAGGCCGTCCCGATCGCCAGCCCCTTCTGGCTGTCAGTTTCTACGACGACAAGCGGCGAGAATTGGGGACGTTCTGGATCGGTCCGTTCCCCAAAGAGCAAGACTGGACGCAGCACCAACGCTCCTTCCGCGTCCCACCGACGACTCGTGAAGCGATCGTCCGAATCGGACTCTTCGGAGCCACCGGCATCGCCGACTTCGATAGCGTCACGCTGACTCCCGAACGTTAA
- a CDS encoding HTTM domain-containing protein → MNKPRRWIASYFAELTTLWDRFWFTPTAPHTLAAIRIAIGLMLLYTHLVLASQLLAFVGTDAWVTTDTVRQLHQNDYAWSYLWYVDSPAILWTHHLVTIAVTICFACGIFTRLTAPAAWFLQLMYMHRLTGALFGLDQMTTMITMYLMLTPCGSVWSVDAWLRRRRQAAGQPSRWWLPSASPSIAANIGTRLMQLHLCVIYLFGGVSKMRGEMWWDGTATWFAVSNYEYQSMDMTWIVHYPILFAALSHATVLWETFYCALVWPRLTRPWVLLTAVMVHGGIALFLGMITFGVTMIIANAIFIPPAILQTLCRRQPKA, encoded by the coding sequence ATGAATAAACCGCGTCGCTGGATCGCCAGCTATTTCGCCGAACTCACCACGCTGTGGGATCGGTTCTGGTTCACTCCCACCGCGCCGCATACCCTGGCCGCGATCCGGATCGCGATCGGGTTGATGCTGCTCTACACGCACCTGGTGCTGGCGTCTCAACTGCTCGCGTTTGTTGGCACCGATGCCTGGGTCACGACCGACACGGTTCGCCAGCTGCACCAAAACGATTACGCCTGGTCCTATCTTTGGTACGTCGATAGCCCCGCGATCCTGTGGACGCATCACTTGGTCACGATCGCCGTAACGATCTGCTTCGCCTGCGGGATCTTCACGCGGCTGACCGCTCCCGCGGCGTGGTTTCTTCAGTTGATGTACATGCATCGTCTGACCGGCGCGTTGTTTGGCTTGGACCAGATGACAACGATGATCACGATGTATCTGATGCTGACGCCGTGCGGATCGGTCTGGTCGGTCGACGCTTGGCTGCGTCGTCGTCGCCAAGCCGCGGGACAGCCGTCGCGATGGTGGTTGCCATCGGCCTCCCCTTCGATCGCCGCCAACATCGGCACCCGGCTGATGCAACTGCATCTGTGTGTGATCTATCTGTTTGGCGGTGTCAGCAAGATGCGCGGCGAGATGTGGTGGGATGGAACGGCGACCTGGTTCGCGGTTTCCAATTACGAATACCAATCGATGGACATGACCTGGATCGTCCACTATCCGATCCTGTTCGCCGCTCTTTCGCACGCCACCGTCCTGTGGGAAACCTTCTACTGTGCATTGGTTTGGCCGCGGCTGACTCGCCCCTGGGTGCTGTTGACGGCGGTGATGGTCCACGGCGGAATCGCTCTGTTCCTAGGCATGATCACCTTTGGCGTGACGATGATCATCGCTAACGCAATCTTCATCCCGCCAGCGATCTTGCAGACGCTCTGTCGACGGCAACCAAAAGCCTGA
- a CDS encoding SDR family NAD(P)-dependent oxidoreductase codes for MTTLITGASSGIGWELAKQFAAGGDDVVLVARSEEKLQKLAVEIRETHRVSATVIRSDFAETDGVDRLCERLRSDEIQIDTLVNNAGFGALGRFAELPVDRQTDMLMVNVVALTRLTRLLLPAMLATGKGGILNVGSIAAYQAGPNMSVYYASKAYVLSFTEGLREELAGTGLHVTCLEPGPTETGFGDDSGMGKLDMFSSAAMSAEDVAAAGYRGYRKNDDVVIPGWKDRLMVTSAGFLPRIATRKLVAKMQSVSHAS; via the coding sequence ATGACCACATTGATTACTGGAGCCTCATCCGGCATCGGCTGGGAACTTGCCAAACAGTTTGCCGCCGGGGGAGACGACGTCGTGCTGGTCGCTCGCAGCGAAGAGAAGCTGCAAAAGTTGGCGGTTGAGATTCGCGAGACGCATCGCGTTTCCGCGACCGTCATCCGCAGCGACTTCGCAGAAACCGATGGAGTCGATCGGCTGTGCGAGCGGCTGCGATCCGATGAGATTCAGATCGACACGCTCGTAAACAACGCTGGTTTTGGTGCGTTGGGGCGGTTTGCCGAACTGCCCGTCGACCGACAGACCGATATGTTGATGGTCAACGTCGTCGCGTTGACTCGTCTGACGCGGCTGTTGCTTCCCGCGATGTTGGCCACCGGCAAGGGAGGCATCTTGAACGTCGGTTCGATCGCCGCGTATCAAGCCGGTCCGAACATGTCGGTCTATTACGCCAGCAAAGCGTATGTGCTGTCGTTCACCGAAGGGCTTCGCGAAGAGCTGGCTGGTACGGGGCTGCACGTCACGTGTCTCGAACCGGGGCCCACCGAGACCGGCTTCGGTGACGATTCCGGCATGGGCAAGCTGGACATGTTTAGTTCGGCGGCGATGTCGGCCGAGGATGTTGCCGCGGCGGGCTATCGCGGCTATCGAAAGAACGACGACGTCGTGATCCCCGGTTGGAAGGATCGGCTGATGGTGACATCGGCTGGCTTTTTGCCTCGCATCGCGACACGCAAACTTGTAGCGAAGATGCAGAGCGTCTCTCACGCTTCTTAA
- a CDS encoding NAD-dependent succinate-semialdehyde dehydrogenase encodes MSIASINPATNQTIREFEPLNKDAVLDAIEAADKAYQSWRETTFAERQRCLLKFADLLRADADEYARMITLDMGKRISESQYEIEYCAKIAEFYANGAERFLADQPMEVADADAYIHYEPLGVLMGVMPWNFPFYQVVRFATPNIMAGNTVLVKHASNVPQCAAAIEELYSRCGLPEGVYTNLFIPSEFVEMIVADRRVQGVSLTGSEPAGAAVAALAGKNLKRSVLELGGNDPFIVLEDADLEKTVELAVKGRMVNAGQSCVASKRFIVVEAVAERFLEGFKKQLSALQMGDPMDEQTTLSPLSTESAAVQLQQQVQSSIDAGATVVIGGDRPDREGAYFNPTILTDVTPDMPTFDQELFGPVATVYVVKDEAEAIELANRSSYGLGGSVFTADVQRGRRVAEKIETGMVFINQPTKSQAELPFGGIKNSGYGRELSHLGILEFVNKKLIHLGKK; translated from the coding sequence ATGTCGATCGCAAGTATCAATCCCGCGACGAACCAGACGATCCGCGAATTTGAACCGCTGAATAAAGATGCCGTGCTCGATGCGATCGAGGCTGCCGACAAGGCCTACCAATCGTGGCGAGAGACGACGTTTGCGGAGCGGCAGAGGTGTTTGCTGAAGTTCGCCGATCTGCTGCGAGCCGATGCCGACGAATATGCCCGGATGATCACCTTGGACATGGGGAAGCGGATCTCCGAGAGCCAGTACGAAATCGAATACTGTGCGAAGATCGCGGAGTTCTACGCTAACGGGGCCGAGCGATTTTTAGCCGACCAGCCGATGGAGGTCGCCGACGCGGATGCCTACATCCACTACGAACCGCTTGGCGTTTTGATGGGCGTGATGCCGTGGAACTTCCCGTTCTACCAAGTCGTCCGTTTCGCCACGCCGAACATCATGGCGGGCAATACCGTGTTGGTGAAACACGCCAGCAACGTGCCGCAGTGCGCCGCGGCGATCGAAGAACTCTACTCTCGCTGCGGATTGCCCGAGGGCGTCTACACGAATCTGTTTATCCCGTCGGAGTTTGTGGAGATGATCGTCGCGGACCGGCGGGTCCAAGGCGTCTCGTTGACCGGCAGTGAACCGGCCGGCGCCGCGGTCGCCGCGCTGGCGGGAAAGAACCTGAAGCGGAGCGTCTTGGAACTCGGTGGCAATGATCCGTTCATCGTCTTGGAGGACGCCGACCTCGAGAAAACGGTCGAACTGGCCGTCAAAGGACGGATGGTTAACGCGGGGCAGTCGTGCGTCGCGTCGAAGCGATTTATCGTCGTCGAAGCGGTTGCCGAGCGATTCTTGGAGGGCTTCAAAAAACAGCTCTCCGCGCTGCAGATGGGCGATCCGATGGACGAACAGACGACGCTCTCGCCGCTGTCGACCGAATCGGCTGCGGTTCAGTTGCAACAACAGGTTCAATCGTCGATCGACGCCGGAGCGACGGTTGTGATCGGAGGCGATCGGCCGGACCGCGAAGGGGCCTACTTCAACCCCACGATCCTGACCGATGTCACGCCCGACATGCCAACTTTCGATCAGGAACTGTTTGGCCCAGTCGCGACGGTCTACGTCGTCAAAGACGAAGCGGAAGCGATCGAGCTGGCGAATCGTTCGTCGTACGGTCTCGGTGGCAGCGTCTTCACCGCCGACGTGCAACGCGGCCGACGCGTCGCCGAAAAGATCGAGACCGGGATGGTATTCATCAACCAACCGACCAAGTCGCAGGCGGAACTTCCCTTTGGCGGAATCAAGAACTCCGGCTACGGTCGCGAACTGTCACACTTGGGGATCCTCGAGTTTGTGAACAAAAAATTGATCCACCTGGGCAAAAAGTAA
- a CDS encoding NADP-dependent oxidoreductase produces the protein MTTNATQATRSRQIELASRPDGMPTTSNFQLKTAELSPIGEGEFLVKNHWMSVDPYMRGRMKEGKSYVPPFQIGEPLEGGCVGEVVESRHPKFKTGAMVLGNLGWREYWKSDGAGVVVIDAERAPAQAYLGALGMTGMTAWVGLNKIAKLQPGSTVFVSAASGAVGSIVCQLAKAKDCRVIGSAGSPDKIDWLREQTGVDAVINYKQTDDLAGALAQHAPDGVDVYFDNVGGDHLEAAIEVMNDFGCCVECGMISTYNATEPPAAPRNLFKVIAKRLRMQGFIVRDHMDAQDEFVQEMASLIEAKKVVWEETVSEGIEQAPQAFIGLFEGENLGKQLVHIA, from the coding sequence ATGACAACCAACGCCACTCAGGCGACTCGCTCGCGACAGATCGAACTCGCTTCGCGTCCCGACGGGATGCCGACGACCAGCAACTTTCAACTGAAGACAGCTGAACTGTCACCGATCGGCGAGGGGGAGTTCCTGGTCAAGAACCATTGGATGTCGGTCGATCCCTACATGCGAGGCCGGATGAAAGAGGGCAAAAGCTACGTGCCACCGTTCCAGATCGGCGAACCGTTGGAAGGCGGATGTGTTGGCGAGGTGGTGGAATCGCGGCATCCGAAGTTCAAGACCGGGGCGATGGTCTTGGGGAACCTCGGCTGGCGGGAGTACTGGAAGTCCGACGGCGCGGGCGTCGTGGTGATCGATGCTGAGCGAGCTCCGGCGCAGGCTTATCTTGGCGCATTGGGAATGACGGGGATGACTGCCTGGGTCGGGCTGAACAAGATCGCCAAGCTGCAACCTGGCAGCACCGTTTTTGTCTCCGCCGCTTCGGGAGCTGTCGGGTCGATCGTCTGCCAGTTGGCCAAAGCGAAAGATTGCCGGGTGATCGGCAGCGCGGGATCGCCCGACAAGATCGACTGGCTGCGCGAGCAGACCGGCGTCGATGCTGTCATCAATTACAAGCAGACCGATGACCTGGCCGGAGCGTTGGCACAACACGCTCCCGACGGCGTCGACGTCTACTTCGACAACGTTGGTGGCGACCATCTAGAGGCAGCGATCGAGGTGATGAACGACTTTGGTTGCTGTGTCGAATGCGGAATGATCTCCACCTACAACGCGACCGAGCCGCCCGCCGCACCGCGGAACCTGTTTAAAGTGATCGCCAAGCGGTTGCGAATGCAAGGCTTTATCGTTCGCGACCACATGGACGCGCAAGACGAATTCGTGCAAGAGATGGCATCGTTGATCGAAGCCAAAAAAGTCGTTTGGGAAGAGACGGTCAGCGAGGGGATCGAGCAAGCTCCGCAGGCGTTTATCGGTCTGTTCGAAGGAGAGAACCTGGGCAAACAGTTGGTCCACATCGCGTGA
- the gpmI gene encoding 2,3-bisphosphoglycerate-independent phosphoglycerate mutase, whose product MTEVRRKPVVVIVRDGWGQNPFSKWDQSNAVLMGKTPVSDALMQSYPNTLIKTSGEDVGLPAGVMGNSEVGHQNIGAGRIVDQEVMRITRSIRKGEFFENPVLQEAIAHVKASGGSLHLVGLMSDGRVHSDLEHAFAVTELVKRSGLAGDRYIVHAITDGRDTAPTGGLGYVAKLQENLASEGVGKVGSVIGRYYAMDRDLRWDRVKLAYDMMTRGAEQTAATASEAIQSYYDNPTESNRTGDEFITPITVSDADTVDPKQLVKAGDAVIFLNYRGDRTRELTKAFTYDDTEWANIDGGGFDRGEKIDNLYFATMTGYETGLPVHVIFEKPAKMPNILGQYISTLGLKQFRCAETEKYPHVTFFFNDYRDDPFENEERGMLQSPRDVSTYDQKPEMSAAGITDRVLQEIAAGQTDLIIMNYANGDMVGHTGNLNAAIKAVEVVDECVGKIVEATLAAGGSLIVTADHGNCEQMINPETGGPHTAHTTYDVPLIVVEPGLDGKQLRSGGRLADIAPTALALLGLEKPEEMTGESLIAVD is encoded by the coding sequence GTGACTGAAGTTCGCCGAAAACCTGTTGTTGTGATCGTTCGTGATGGTTGGGGACAAAATCCCTTTTCGAAATGGGATCAATCCAATGCGGTCCTCATGGGCAAGACTCCAGTCTCCGACGCTTTGATGCAAAGCTATCCCAACACGCTGATCAAGACATCGGGCGAAGATGTTGGTCTGCCAGCCGGCGTGATGGGGAACAGCGAAGTCGGACACCAGAACATCGGTGCCGGCCGAATCGTCGACCAAGAAGTGATGCGGATCACCCGTTCGATTCGCAAGGGTGAGTTCTTCGAGAACCCCGTGCTGCAAGAAGCGATCGCGCACGTCAAAGCTTCCGGCGGTTCGCTGCACCTGGTCGGATTGATGTCCGACGGACGCGTGCACAGCGACCTGGAACACGCGTTTGCCGTCACCGAATTGGTCAAGCGAAGCGGCTTGGCGGGCGACCGTTACATCGTCCACGCGATCACCGACGGCCGCGACACCGCGCCGACCGGCGGCCTGGGCTACGTGGCAAAACTGCAAGAGAACCTCGCATCCGAAGGCGTTGGCAAAGTCGGCAGCGTGATCGGTCGTTATTACGCGATGGACCGCGACCTGCGTTGGGATCGCGTCAAACTCGCCTACGACATGATGACTCGCGGCGCCGAGCAAACCGCAGCAACAGCTAGCGAAGCGATCCAGAGCTATTACGACAACCCAACCGAATCGAATCGCACCGGCGACGAATTCATCACTCCGATCACCGTATCGGACGCCGACACCGTCGATCCGAAGCAGCTTGTCAAAGCGGGCGACGCGGTGATCTTCTTGAACTACCGCGGCGACCGAACGCGCGAACTAACCAAAGCCTTCACCTACGACGACACCGAGTGGGCGAACATCGATGGCGGCGGATTCGATCGCGGCGAAAAGATCGACAACCTCTACTTCGCTACGATGACCGGCTACGAAACCGGCCTGCCCGTCCACGTGATCTTCGAAAAACCAGCGAAGATGCCAAACATCCTGGGCCAGTACATCAGCACCTTGGGCCTGAAGCAGTTCCGTTGTGCGGAGACCGAAAAGTATCCTCACGTCACCTTCTTCTTCAACGACTACCGCGACGATCCTTTCGAAAACGAAGAGCGTGGGATGTTGCAGTCGCCCCGCGATGTGTCGACCTACGATCAGAAGCCGGAGATGTCGGCCGCGGGGATTACCGACCGCGTGCTGCAAGAGATCGCAGCAGGCCAGACCGATCTGATCATCATGAACTACGCCAACGGCGACATGGTCGGCCACACCGGTAACCTGAACGCAGCGATCAAGGCGGTCGAAGTCGTCGATGAATGTGTCGGCAAGATCGTCGAAGCGACATTGGCCGCGGGCGGTTCGCTGATCGTGACCGCCGACCACGGCAATTGCGAACAGATGATCAATCCGGAAACCGGCGGACCGCACACCGCGCACACGACCTACGATGTGCCGTTGATCGTCGTCGAACCAGGCCTGGACGGCAAGCAACTGCGCAGCGGCGGCCGGTTGGCCGATATCGCACCGACCGCTCTGGCCCTACTGGGCTTGGAAAAGCCGGAAGAGATGACCGGGGAATCGTTGATCGCCGTCGATTGA